The Gossypium hirsutum isolate 1008001.06 chromosome A03, Gossypium_hirsutum_v2.1, whole genome shotgun sequence genome contains the following window.
acttaataaaaaactTACCTTATGCCACTTCAATTGCCTTGCTtgtccaacatcatcattatcttcatTCTCAACCTCATTTTGCTCAAAATCATCTAGCAGACTCAGACATTGCTCCTTCCGATACATGGCAATAAATGGAACCTAGCATAGAGAGAAAACATGCATGTAAGTTTGCAttttaatttcaaactttgaacaaaatttttagtaTACTTACATCAAACTTCTCCACATGATGCAATTCCAGGAACCTCATAATATATTCCTTCTTAATTTTGTTCAGTAGAACAGATACCTTTACAGATCTTTCTTTAGTTCTTTTCTTGCAAAACAATATATATGAATTCATTACAAGTTGATTATGTATCCAAATAGTCTTCTCTTCTATGCTCCTTTTATCAAGTGGAGGAGCAGTTCACTAGAAGTTCAATCTTCTCCCCGCGATCCAAAACCTgcttaaaaattgaattaattattgattTGATCACAATCAGCTTCAGCATCTATTATTAGTTTTCCTTTTGATAACAAAGAATAGAGAAATATCAAACAGTTATATGGAAGGAACAAACAAGTTAAACACCATTGTATTGGGAAATTATCAATTCAGACCCCCCACTAAAAGACCACCACCACTAAAAAGAAAGGGACAATCCAGAGTCATCCAGCCACATagaacatttattatatttaaaaggCTCAAGAGATTGACCATAAGCAAGAGCACGAAGATAAATAGCAAGTTTCTACACCTAATATATTCTTAAGAATATTCAAACAAGCTCCTCCCTTGTTTGTCCAGAAAACCACAATCCAAAACCAATATATACCATAACTTTAGCTGTAACgtccccctacccgagaccgttgccggagtcaagcaggagacattacaaaacttatcttagcacttaaacagttttcgtagtaaactatccatctgcgtcacggttactaaaaaatcatatctcaagttacgaaactcaaaatataattccgtaaatttttcctgaaactagactcatatatctacttactaatttttttctagaatttttggccaggccaattagtacagtttattagaaaaagtctcccctgtttcagggttcggctactctgacccttgtgcactacgaatcaaatttcttcctatacagaaatccaatgactatgccatttgtttcaattaaaaatagactcaataaggaatccatacaaataaagtttgagtcctaattcttaatacaaaatttatggtgaatttctaaagtcagaacagggaatccagaaattattctaaccctgtttcaccaaaacgtaaatatctcataaaatacaactcttttacctattttgtttcttccatataaaaatagattcattaagcttcaattacatattttattcatcatctaattcactttatactatttttggtatattttcaaagttggactaccgctactgtccaaatctgttttagtaaaaaatgttgataactaagtttataacatcttcatttcttctctgtACAACATTTACCAACAattcctcttattactcttcactaacatatcaaaacataccatacttaaggttttggtaacatttacaaaacatactaaaatatcacttaacaacttagatactttcaaaataaccaaaagatagaaacttcaccaatttgagtttggggatcggcttgtatactgagtccttatactttcgtacctagcctgcgcacggaaacaaaccgtacgctgagaatactttcagtggtatttctataaacaatagcttaatcaactttaaaacatggtaattcaaacacattattgctattattcaatatcaatcagtactttaataacctttactttatttacccttattaacataactcggacactgacggatacacggatccgacccacactccgggataagcacatagtgcttcatcggaataaatccggaactttaacattatagtacacaaagtacttcatcggaacaaatccggaactttaacagtagtcgacacatagtgtctcatcgactcaatgtcggaatatcccaatacttccaattcctatgacatgccaactatatccgactagcccgacactgttaatagggtattcaaaatcacattcatttcaatatggtaaaaatacttacctcattcacattttcatacaatataaatatcaaatatagcaataacgattaagctcggtttatagaaatacaaaccactatttatcgaatttaatcgatatcttcgttcactttctcttttcccttctttgatgacgtatccggtgctacgtttgctactaacaatcatacaattaaaaatcatcaatatactaattcataaaacacattttcactttctatcaaacttttacaaaaattccaatttcgtcctttttctattactaatcttttttctttaacttaagcttcatattctcttttaatcaactcactaacaatttctaactcataaaattcattataaaacataaattttgagctctattcaacttaatccctatttaaacctaacttagaattcttttaataaatcactcaattttcacttctaacttcaattcctatcaatttaacccataaaacctcaatttattcaactaaatcaatatctaaaaattttctatttttcttcattttaacctcatacatgtagaactttgaattaggcatccataaacataaaatcataagaaaatgagctaaaacaacttaccaatcaagctttagggccttaatcctcaaatttcccttttctatttctttctttctttctttctcacgtttgctcTCTAACTCTTTCCATGTTTCTTTACTcattattctttattcattatactatattatattattattaacctataataaatataaaattaacatgtgtaatagctataacataaaatatcatatagctattacacatatataccaactattacacatgttatatcatacattcacacacatggcacttagggcctaattgctagattagtcccttttacttttttaatctataattaaacttttattccttatgcaatttaatcctttaaactaaattcaagctacttcacttaattaaacactaaataaccattcaactataattcataaatatttctaataaatattcatgaattaatttcacggaaacaatactcaagactcaatttccgataccgtaactttcggttcattacaattctttcccccttaataaatttcgtcctcgaaatttacctgaaaagagataggggtattgagatctcatcgtttcttctggttcccatgtagcttcttcaacactgTGACTTCGCCAtagcacttttactaaaggaatacGTTTATTACGTAATTCTTTTACCTCTCGTGCTAGAATctcaactggttcttcttcatacgATAAGTCAGGTCGAATCTCTACATTCTCTGtagtaataacatgtgaaggatctgatcgatatcttcttagcatagaaacatggaaaacatcgtGCATTTTCTGTAGTTCAGGAGGTAAGGCCAATCGATACgctactggtccaattctctcaataacttcgtaaggcccaataaaacgaggacttaattttcctttttgaccaaatcttagaattttcttccaaggtgaaacctttaaaaatactttatccccgaCTGAGTATTCAATATcccgtcgtttcaaatctgcatacgatttctatcTATCAAAAGCAGTTTTCAATCTTTCCCGAATTTTCTTAACTGTACTTTCTGTTTCTTGAACCAATTTCGGTccaatcatcttcttctcattcagTTCTGTCCAACATACGGGTGATCGGCATcttcgcccatacaaagcctcatacggtgccatctgtatacttgacTTGAAACTATTATTATTCACAAATTCGGCTAATGACAAATAATATTCCCAGTTAGACTCAAAATCAATCATACaggctcgaagcatatcttctaaaatttgtattacccgttcagattgactatcagtctgtggatgaaaagctgtactaaaatgaaGTCGAGTACCGAAAGATTCATGTAATTGTTTCCAAAACCTTgacgtaaaccttggatctctgtcagaaattattgattttggaataccatgtaatctaaTGATTTCCCGAACATAAACCTCAGCAAGTTTCTTTAACGACCAATCGATTCTCACAGCTaagaaatgagctgacttcgtaagtcgatcaactattacccaaatagcattctttttactTGTAGACGTCGGTAATCCCGTCACAAAGTCCATCGttattcggtcccatttccattcaggaatattgataggttgaagtaatcctgatggaacttgatgttctgccttcactCGTTGACAAGTCAAACACTTTGCCACATATTCAGTTATATcctttttcattcccgaccaccaatacaattcacgCAAATCACGATACATTTTCATACCTCCAAGATGAAATACAAatggactattatgagcttctcgaagaattaactctttcaactcagaatTATCCGGAATGCAAAGTTGATTCTGAAATCTTAGACAACCATTtccatcaatgctaaaattttctgTTATACCATTCTGAatcatctctcttttctttaACAACTTATCATCTTCTAACTGTGCTGATCTGATTCGATCAAACATTACTGGCTTTATTCTTAATTCAGTCAAAAGACTTCTATCTTCAGTGATACTAAGTTGTGCAAACATTGCTCGTAATTCAATCGTAGCTTTTCTACTCAGTGCGTCGGCTACTACATTAGCCTTCCCTGGATGATAGTCTATGACACAATCATAGTCTTTTAGAAGCTCTATCCAACgcctttgtctcagattcaattctttttgcgaaagtagatacttcaaacttttatgatccgtataaacatagcacttttcaccataaagatagtgcctccaaatctttaaggcAAAAATTACAGCTGCTAATTCTAAATCATAAGTTGGATAGTTGCGTTCATGCGGTTTCAGTTGccgtgaagcataagcaatgactttcccgttctgcatcagtacacatcccagtccactcaatgaagcatcactgtacactaCAAAATCTTTTTCTGATTCTGGTAAAGTCAACACCGGTGCCTCTGTTAACATTCGTTTTAATgcttcaaaacttttctgacattactcattccaaaCAAATGGAATATTCTTCTGTAGTAGCTTGGTCATCGATAAGGCTATCTTTGAAAATCCGTTGACGAATCTTTGATAGTAACCAGCCAATCCGAGAAAACTTTgtacctctgatacattcttAGGAACTTTCCACAGAATAactgcttcaatcttctttggatccatTCTAATTCCATCCGCTGATACGACATGACCAAGAAACACAACttctgataaccagaattcacagtTGCTCAATTTTCCATACAATTGCTTTTCTCGTAGTATTTGCAAAATAATTCGGAGATGTTGCTCATGGTCTTTTTCTAACTtggaatacaccaaaatatcgtCCATAAAAACTAttacgaactgatccaagtatggctgaaaaatCCGATTCATAAGATCTATAAAAGCAGCAGGGGtatttgttagtccaaatggcattactaagaattcataatgcccatacctcgtaCGGAATGCCGTCTTCAATATGTTGCactcttttactttcaactgatagtatcccgaccttagatcaatctttgaaaatacggaagctcctttcagttgatcaaacaaatcatctattcggggaagtggatacttgttcttgacagtcaatttgttgagttgtcgataatcaatgcacaaccacatcgacccatctttcttcttaacaaataacattggAGCTCCCCATGGTGATGTACTAGGTCGTATAAAACCTCTGTCCAATaagtcttgcaactgtacttttaattcctttagctcagtaggtgccatacggtacggaggtATCAATACCGGATCTGTACATGGGTAGACTTCAatcacaaattctacctctcgatcagggggtaatccaggtaattcctcagggaatacatcagaaaattcacatacagtcCGAATTTTACTACACTGACTTTCAACTGAATCCGAATTAATCACATATGCTAAGAAAGCATTAAAACCTCGATGAAGAAGCTTGCTAGCTTTAATGGCCGAAACAATACGAATTGATCCATTAGTccgaataccatttacttcaatcgTATTTTCACTTTCATTCTGAACAATAAATTTCTTCTTATAACAGTCTAAAATCACTCCATGTTCTGATAACCattccattcccaaaataacatcaaagtcgccaaatggcataatcaacagATCAACAGGGAATTTATCTGATCATAACGAACATTCGACATATGGTTAAAGTAGTTTTCCAGTGGACTAGAATCATATACTAAATTCAGAAATTTCTATACTGATTACATGAATTGAGACAGTTATTAAAGCACTTAAACTGGTGTTGAATTCAATAAGAATATACCTGTCACCACTCGTGAGATCTTTCTCTTCTCGAGTCCTCACAACATATGCTTGAGCtagagctctagcttcagattgTTGTGTAGCACTCTCACTAGTTCTTCTAGTACCACCTCTAGCAAACGAACTACTTCAGCCTGATCCCCGGCCTCTGGAAGCAAATTCAGATCTTTGCACTACTGCCGGTGTTGTTCCAGATATctttgggcaatctttaataaaatgatcgGTAGCTCCACAACGGAAACAACCTCCAGTCAACTTTCTATACTCCTTTTGTCGGTTTCCACATCTCATTTGTATTTCATTATCTGAACTGGTCTTCGATTTACTCACCTATTTCAATACTCAGAGTTTGTNNNNNNNNNNNNNNNNNNNNNNNNNNNNNNNNNNNNNNNNNNNNNNNNNNNNNNNNNNNNNNNNNNNNNNNNNNNNNNNNNNNNNNNNNNNNNNNNNNNNNNNNNNNNNNNNNNNNNNNNNNNNNNNNNNNNNNNNNNNNNNNNNNNNNNNNNNNNNNNNNNNNNNNNNNNNNNNNNNNNNNNNNNNNNNNNNNNNNNNNNNNNNNNNNNNNNNNNNNNNNNNNNNNNNNNNNNNNNNNNNNNNNNNNNNNNNNNNNNNNNNNNNNNNNNNNNNNNNNNNNNNNNNNNNNNNNNNNNNNNNNNNNNNNNNNNNNNNNNNNNNNNNNNNNNNNNNNNNNNNNNNNNNNNNNNNNNNNNNNNNNNNNNNNNNNNNNNNNNNNNNNNNNNNNNNNNNNNNNNNNNNNNNNNNNNNNNNNNNNNNNNNNNNNNNNNNNNNNNNNNNNNNNNNNNNNNNNNNNNNNNNNNNNNNNNNNNNNNNNNNNNNNNNNNNNNNNNNNNNNATGTTAACGAGTGCCAACATATCTGGCAGAAGTAACGAGAAGTTAACGCATGACATTGTCTAATTTAttgtttaaataataaaagatataaaaattatcttattttaatatttatatattttataattaatttaaataaaaaatatttttattacttttgaatggtgaaatgggtCATTTGGGCGGCCTAGATCGAGCTTGGGCTTagcaaaatattttgaaattgggTTTCATTCGGCTCATGAATACCtatttataaaattcaatattttaatttttaataattttttataaatttctaaattaCAGAATGAATCTGAACAAATTGGTGTTCACATTCAAATGAAGTCTGAcctttatttttatccaaattattctaaatttacactttttaatgattttaataattttttaaagaattttttaatttaaaatatataatatggtATCACATACCATATTAACATACTTATCCATGTGGAATCTTACATGGTAACTTTCTATCCCTTTTGTCAGTCACGTCATCCTCCATTAATGATCAAATGATCGATGACAGTTTCATTAATAAAATGTCGTACTTGTTTTTAGTCATTGAGAACTCAATTTAGTGCAATTTTCTTTTTAAGACTTCAAGTgatatttaaaaagataaaaaaaatcttattaagGAAAAATTAAGAGTATTTGCcgatttcagaaaaaaaataaagatataggtcaaaatttgattatttagagaAATAGACTGACTTTTCGTAGAGGTAGCATTACAAAACACATTTTGCAATAAATgctttcaattttaatatattagttCCTTTAGATGGtcagatattattatttttcatacttaagtctcaaaatttgatttctatcttaagctatttttttatttcatgttgttttaaatttcttttgttaatttttaatatttaattaatatttttaattaataaatatgttttcaagttattttattttatttataattcatcttttaattaataactcttttacttatataaataaaataacaaacatgtaattctaaaataaaaaaaatatttttatgtataccattatgttaaaaatatttcataattaataactcttttatttatataaataaattaataaatttgcaattatataataaatatatatttttatatttattat
Protein-coding sequences here:
- the LOC121221141 gene encoding transcription elongation factor SPT6 homolog; translated protein: MNSYILFCKKRTKERSVKVSVLLNKIKKEYIMRFLELHHVEKFDVPFIAMYRKEQCLSLLDDFEQNEVENEDNDDVGQARQLKWHKKRKSVLQMQQKKIYDEECLKIENSEKYTLNKQLFESISKSLNEAETKEEIDDIDAKYTLNKLLSRINIICTIYNLCFLDSFGCRC